Proteins from a single region of Flavobacterium sp. K5-23:
- a CDS encoding helix-turn-helix transcriptional regulator, whose product MDDFDLGALIKDHRKKAGLTQLELADLAGVGKTTVFDIEKNKETVRLNNLFAVLRVLNIKVEFKSPLNK is encoded by the coding sequence ATGGACGATTTTGATTTAGGCGCTTTAATTAAAGACCATCGAAAAAAAGCAGGATTGACGCAACTTGAACTAGCCGACTTAGCTGGAGTAGGTAAGACTACTGTTTTTGATATTGAAAAAAATAAAGAAACAGTTCGTTTGAACAATCTTTTTGCAGTACTCCGAGTGCTAAATATTAAAGTGGAATTCAAAAGTCCTTTAAATAAATAA
- a CDS encoding type II toxin-antitoxin system HigB family toxin produces the protein MNIISRNTITHYTEKYPKAKNQLLTWYNEILKKDFENFNELKEVYGNASLVNNQRVVFNIKGNDYRLIASFNFRRKICYTIWFGTHSEYDKIDVETIEYKDNL, from the coding sequence ATGAATATCATAAGCCGAAATACAATAACTCATTATACCGAAAAATATCCAAAGGCAAAAAACCAGTTATTAACTTGGTATAATGAAATTCTTAAAAAAGATTTTGAGAATTTCAACGAGTTAAAAGAAGTTTATGGAAACGCAAGTTTGGTCAACAACCAGCGAGTAGTTTTTAATATTAAAGGAAATGATTATAGATTAATTGCATCATTTAATTTTAGACGCAAAATTTGTTATACTATTTGGTTTGGCACACATTCCGAGTACGATAAAATTGATGTTGAAACAATAGAATATAAAGACAATTTATAA
- a CDS encoding saccharopine dehydrogenase family protein codes for MKKHFNIIIAGAGGIAEAAGLLLMEWSEVTPTLFIGDRNFLKAKKVAQWIEEGTTKPCSVNGFHLDDKNLTDEMKAIFDKGAIILDCLPGSAAPRIAKFAKNHDLHYANLTEYIKETEEIMNLAKDSKKGFILQTGLAPGYIDLLANALFQEFCHDFKVEKVDKLELKVGALTNHAVAPHYYGFTWSPVGVATEYLEDTVVVRDYKKTTLPSLSERATIIIDGIAYEEDLTSGGAADLPDALSGKVRTLDYKTLRHPGHYTWVQEQLNQIGNTANPIKELQQAMEAIVPHNEDDQIVLYAAVEGKDSLGILRRREVAKKILPQKVGKHQLRAIQTTTAAPLVQAAQLLLENSLSGAILQSHIDAKAFLNGNYIVAVYGSV; via the coding sequence ATGAAAAAACATTTCAACATTATTATTGCTGGAGCTGGAGGAATTGCTGAAGCAGCCGGATTGTTACTGATGGAATGGAGCGAAGTCACTCCTACTCTATTTATTGGAGACCGAAACTTTTTAAAAGCTAAAAAAGTAGCACAATGGATTGAAGAAGGCACCACAAAACCCTGCTCTGTAAATGGGTTTCATCTTGATGACAAAAATTTGACAGATGAAATGAAAGCCATATTTGATAAAGGCGCAATTATTTTGGACTGTTTGCCTGGGAGTGCGGCTCCAAGAATAGCAAAATTTGCCAAAAATCACGATTTGCATTATGCCAATCTAACCGAATACATTAAGGAAACAGAAGAAATAATGAATCTCGCTAAAGATTCGAAAAAAGGTTTTATTCTACAAACAGGCTTGGCTCCTGGTTACATAGACTTATTAGCCAATGCCCTTTTTCAGGAATTTTGTCACGATTTCAAAGTGGAGAAAGTGGACAAGCTTGAGTTAAAAGTGGGAGCGCTTACGAATCACGCCGTTGCTCCTCATTATTATGGTTTTACCTGGAGTCCTGTGGGTGTTGCAACTGAATACTTAGAAGATACTGTTGTAGTCAGAGATTATAAAAAAACAACGCTTCCCTCACTATCCGAAAGAGCCACTATAATAATTGATGGCATCGCTTATGAAGAGGATCTTACCTCCGGTGGCGCTGCAGATTTACCGGATGCTTTGTCAGGCAAAGTACGTACTCTTGACTACAAAACTTTACGACATCCTGGACATTATACCTGGGTTCAAGAACAACTTAATCAAATAGGAAATACTGCGAACCCAATTAAAGAACTGCAACAAGCAATGGAAGCAATAGTTCCTCACAATGAAGATGACCAAATTGTTTTATATGCTGCAGTTGAAGGCAAAGATAGTCTAGGTATTTTACGAAGACGCGAAGTCGCCAAGAAAATACTTCCTCAAAAAGTTGGGAAACACCAATTGAGAGCTATACAGACCACTACAGCCGCGCCCTTAGTGCAAGCAGCTCAGCTATTATTAGAAAATTCCCTCAGTGGTGCAATTCTTCAAAGTCATATCGATGCAAAGGCTTTTTTGAATGGAAATTACATAGTAGCAGTTTATGGAAGTGTATAG
- a CDS encoding helix-turn-helix transcriptional regulator — MENKNTKKFLDLVSNKESGWLEKAKWRQENEDWLDISFSIAVKILSALKSNKKADIFPRNQKELSEAMECSAQYINKLLKGKENLQIETICKIQRILKINLIEVPKVEIKNTIFYEVFNTLTNKIELSHWSTQNSLSYQNNEFEKANINQEHSQLQVA, encoded by the coding sequence ATGGAAAACAAAAACACAAAAAAATTTCTTGACTTAGTTTCTAATAAAGAATCCGGTTGGCTTGAAAAAGCCAAATGGCGTCAAGAAAACGAGGATTGGTTAGACATTTCTTTTAGTATAGCGGTAAAAATACTTTCTGCCCTGAAATCAAACAAAAAGGCTGATATTTTCCCTAGAAATCAAAAAGAATTATCGGAGGCTATGGAATGTTCTGCTCAATACATCAACAAACTATTGAAAGGAAAAGAGAATTTACAAATTGAAACTATTTGTAAAATACAACGCATTTTAAAAATCAATTTAATTGAAGTCCCAAAAGTAGAAATCAAAAACACAATATTTTATGAGGTTTTTAATACTTTAACAAACAAGATAGAATTGAGTCATTGGTCTACCCAAAATTCACTTTCCTATCAGAATAATGAATTTGAAAAAGCAAATATTAATCAAGAACATTCTCAATTACAGGTTGCCTAA
- a CDS encoding HipA N-terminal domain-containing protein: MRRAIVFAHGKRAGILTEIAANDYHFEYNENYDGEAVSLTMPTSHNKYSYTSFPPFFEGLLPEGVMLEGLLRIVKIDKKDYFSQLIATGNDLVGAVTVKLMEDE; the protein is encoded by the coding sequence ATGAGAAGAGCAATTGTATTTGCACACGGAAAAAGAGCTGGAATTTTAACGGAAATTGCTGCTAACGACTATCATTTTGAGTATAATGAAAATTATGACGGAGAAGCGGTTTCATTGACTATGCCTACAAGTCACAATAAATATAGCTATACATCCTTTCCTCCTTTTTTTGAAGGGCTATTGCCTGAGGGTGTAATGCTAGAGGGATTGCTACGTATTGTGAAAATTGATAAAAAAGATTATTTCTCTCAACTGATAGCAACGGGAAATGATTTAGTAGGAGCAGTAACGGTTAAATTGATGGAAGATGAATAG
- a CDS encoding DUF4339 domain-containing protein — MNTYYLHNGIENSGPFGLEDLKNKRITKTTPVWCEGMEDWKSAGEIEELKSILHAIPPPLRNAVTTPPIQSPEKKTVNPMILGINRKVFFMIFGFLLLTIGTVIFNVLQENRRAEFEAKNNKTEQNNQQFKLQQSEIEEQKTLIAEQELMDAERIKKERKLEINAKLLEIQKTIIEKHTYYEDSKNKLTEASVFKILRTTDERNEEISLIQNDIQYWKKEIEKLENEMNLLNLELERLH, encoded by the coding sequence ATGAATACCTATTACCTACACAACGGAATTGAAAATAGTGGTCCATTTGGGCTAGAGGATTTAAAAAATAAAAGAATTACAAAAACAACTCCCGTATGGTGTGAAGGAATGGAAGATTGGAAATCCGCAGGTGAAATCGAAGAATTAAAAAGTATTTTACATGCAATCCCTCCGCCTCTTAGAAATGCAGTTACAACTCCCCCAATTCAGTCTCCTGAAAAAAAAACAGTTAACCCAATGATATTGGGTATAAACCGAAAAGTGTTTTTTATGATTTTTGGGTTTTTATTGTTAACTATCGGTACTGTTATTTTTAATGTTTTGCAAGAAAACAGAAGAGCTGAGTTTGAAGCCAAGAACAACAAAACTGAACAAAACAATCAACAATTTAAACTACAGCAATCAGAAATTGAAGAACAAAAAACCCTAATTGCCGAACAAGAGTTGATGGATGCCGAAAGAATTAAAAAGGAAAGGAAACTTGAAATCAATGCCAAACTCTTAGAAATTCAGAAAACAATAATTGAAAAACATACTTATTATGAAGATTCAAAAAACAAACTTACTGAAGCTTCAGTATTTAAGATTTTAAGAACTACTGATGAGCGAAATGAGGAAATTAGCTTAATTCAAAACGACATTCAATACTGGAAAAAGGAGATTGAAAAATTAGAAAACGAAATGAATCTTTTAAATTTAGAATTAGAAAGGTTGCATTAG
- a CDS encoding YchJ family protein, whose amino-acid sequence MTHLKCYCGSETLFKNCCEPYIERSITATSAEILMRSRYSAYATHSVDYLVETTYVEEQKHHSKQDILDWAVSNEWLKLEVINTSENTVEFKAFFLDERKNSQVHHELSTFKQVDGVWYYVDGQFFG is encoded by the coding sequence ATGACGCATTTAAAATGTTACTGTGGTTCTGAAACCCTTTTTAAAAACTGTTGCGAACCTTATATAGAACGCAGTATAACAGCAACTTCTGCTGAAATATTAATGCGTTCCCGTTATTCTGCTTACGCCACTCATTCGGTTGATTATTTGGTTGAAACCACTTATGTAGAAGAGCAAAAACACCATTCGAAGCAGGATATTCTAGATTGGGCCGTTAGTAATGAATGGCTTAAACTAGAAGTTATTAATACCTCCGAAAACACAGTTGAATTCAAAGCCTTTTTCTTAGATGAAAGAAAAAATTCTCAGGTGCATCATGAACTTTCAACTTTCAAGCAAGTTGATGGAGTTTGGTATTATGTAGATGGTCAGTTTTTTGGATAA
- a CDS encoding type II toxin-antitoxin system HigA family antitoxin has product MNLKVIKTEEEHKKAVTRIIEIFHAEQNTPEDDELGVLAVLIKDYEDKYHPMPELDALEVIKIKMKEMGMKNKDLEPIIGSKGHVSAILSGKREITLKMAQKLKNYFGIPAEAFLHNA; this is encoded by the coding sequence ATGAACTTGAAAGTAATAAAAACAGAAGAAGAACATAAAAAAGCCGTTACACGAATTATAGAAATTTTTCATGCCGAACAAAATACGCCCGAAGATGACGAGCTTGGAGTATTAGCCGTTTTGATAAAAGATTATGAAGACAAGTACCATCCAATGCCTGAACTTGACGCACTAGAAGTAATCAAAATAAAAATGAAAGAAATGGGTATGAAAAATAAAGATTTAGAACCTATCATAGGGAGCAAAGGACACGTTTCGGCAATATTGTCAGGCAAGCGTGAAATTACCTTAAAAATGGCTCAAAAGCTTAAAAACTATTTTGGTATTCCAGCCGAAGCATTTTTACATAATGCCTAA
- a CDS encoding response regulator yields the protein MKKGSIWVVDDDTIYQTIVEKIIEKSDSFTTIDSFNNGNLAINSLKISIEENKILPDIILLDINMPLMNGWEFMNELSLIKSQLNKKIAIYIVSSSIAKEDKEKSKTYSNILGYLSKPVVMTDLLMISSLN from the coding sequence ATGAAAAAAGGCTCAATATGGGTTGTAGATGATGATACAATTTATCAGACTATTGTTGAAAAAATTATTGAAAAATCGGATTCTTTCACCACGATTGACTCTTTTAATAATGGAAACTTAGCAATTAATTCATTGAAAATTTCAATAGAAGAGAATAAAATATTACCGGACATTATTCTTTTAGATATAAATATGCCACTAATGAACGGTTGGGAATTTATGAACGAATTGTCATTAATCAAATCTCAATTAAATAAAAAAATTGCTATTTACATCGTTAGTTCATCTATTGCAAAGGAAGATAAAGAAAAATCAAAAACGTATTCAAATATTTTAGGTTACCTTTCAAAACCAGTAGTTATGACCGATTTGTTAATGATAAGCTCTCTTAATTAA
- a CDS encoding 2OG-Fe(II) oxygenase, with amino-acid sequence MAQKDKNLSVVLLVYLASLLVFAGNKTFMENSFEALITTYIDNKVGMSEFFLSDELANNLKQNILNLQQKSLLMAAGIGSSEVVSYDSAIRSDSIYWLDKKNNNPFELQFFELIEEFILYLNRSCYAGITSYEFHYALYEKGDFYLKHLDQFKNNSGRKYSMISYLNKDWQESDGGELLIHLEGNNQKISPTHGKTVFFKSNELEHEVLVTQNTRMSITGWLKSD; translated from the coding sequence ATGGCTCAGAAAGATAAAAACCTAAGTGTGGTTTTATTAGTCTACCTTGCGTCGTTGCTCGTCTTTGCAGGCAATAAAACTTTTATGGAAAATAGCTTTGAGGCTTTGATAACTACTTATATAGATAATAAAGTAGGTATGTCAGAATTTTTTTTGAGTGATGAATTGGCTAATAATTTAAAACAAAACATTCTCAATCTGCAGCAGAAGAGCTTGCTTATGGCAGCGGGAATAGGAAGCTCAGAAGTTGTTTCTTATGACTCAGCAATTAGGAGTGATTCCATTTATTGGCTAGATAAAAAGAATAATAATCCATTCGAACTTCAATTTTTTGAACTTATAGAAGAGTTTATTCTTTATTTGAATCGAAGTTGTTATGCCGGAATTACAAGTTATGAGTTTCATTATGCTTTGTATGAAAAAGGTGATTTTTATCTAAAGCATCTTGATCAGTTTAAAAACAATTCAGGCAGGAAGTACTCTATGATAAGTTACCTAAATAAAGATTGGCAGGAAAGCGATGGTGGGGAACTTTTAATCCATTTAGAAGGGAACAACCAGAAAATATCACCCACTCACGGAAAAACTGTTTTCTTTAAAAGTAACGAGCTGGAACACGAAGTTTTGGTTACCCAAAACACTAGAATGAGTATTACGGGTTGGTTAAAGTCGGATTAA
- a CDS encoding HipA domain-containing protein: MNRCPITYDLCGTDKYSEKGLRMIAPKLTYLNDLPYTAVELRQEAANRAKKLSIQGVQPKLSAAISIVDQEFKIVDQFGTYIIKPQNDLFPQLPENEDVTMRMAKVFGLEVPFHGMLYGKDGSLSYFIKRFDRYGKGSKFATEDFAQLTGNTRDTKYRFTMEKLIPVLDEYCSFPAIEKADFFKRILFCFVTGNEDMHLKNFSLITKNGKTTLTPIYDFLNSTISIKNPEEEIALTLKGKKSNLKAADFVDYYAKERLQLNEKTIANILQQIKKATPKWKELLEISFLSDDMKGKYFDLLEARLEVFK; this comes from the coding sequence ATGAATAGATGTCCTATTACGTATGATTTGTGTGGTACGGATAAGTACAGTGAAAAAGGACTTCGAATGATAGCTCCAAAACTGACTTATTTAAATGATTTACCCTATACAGCAGTTGAACTTCGTCAGGAAGCCGCAAATAGAGCTAAAAAGCTATCCATTCAGGGGGTACAGCCAAAGCTTAGTGCTGCTATTTCAATAGTGGATCAAGAATTTAAAATTGTGGATCAATTTGGAACCTACATCATAAAACCACAAAATGATTTATTTCCACAATTACCGGAAAATGAAGATGTAACGATGCGAATGGCAAAAGTGTTTGGTTTAGAAGTTCCATTTCACGGGATGCTATATGGCAAAGATGGTAGTTTGTCTTATTTCATAAAACGTTTTGACCGTTACGGTAAAGGAAGTAAGTTCGCAACAGAAGATTTTGCTCAATTAACTGGGAATACAAGAGACACAAAATATCGTTTTACAATGGAAAAATTGATTCCAGTACTTGATGAATATTGTTCCTTTCCTGCTATTGAAAAAGCCGATTTTTTCAAAAGAATTCTTTTTTGCTTTGTAACCGGAAATGAGGATATGCATTTGAAAAACTTTTCGCTAATTACTAAAAACGGTAAAACAACGCTCACACCTATATACGATTTCTTAAATTCGACCATATCCATTAAAAACCCTGAAGAAGAAATAGCACTAACATTAAAAGGAAAAAAAAGTAATTTAAAAGCAGCTGATTTTGTAGATTATTATGCTAAAGAAAGACTGCAGCTCAATGAAAAAACAATAGCTAATATTCTGCAACAAATAAAAAAAGCAACTCCAAAATGGAAGGAATTGCTTGAAATTTCTTTTCTGTCAGACGATATGAAAGGTAAATATTTTGATTTACTGGAAGCTAGACTAGAGGTGTTTAAGTAG
- a CDS encoding PAS domain-containing protein, with translation MVSKSNWSNFTSWFLTKPKTTGLLVFLILWIVVTFAVLQRYQVVKENEHIQMNSTLKVVQQNIEQSLRNSNTTALSLALTINDNGIPEDFEYYGKQLLESNHSIDVVQLVPKGIIKYIYPLSGNEAALNFNILKSPLHKKEAIKSIENQKMYFAGPLQLKQGGIGIVGRLPVYKKNVFWGFSGVVIKLETLLKNSGINEIDNSKYFFQFAKKNPLTLQEDFFLPAKTDFADNHYVSGMIPDGDWKIYLVSNNQYYLYSQVLPSAILGFILAILFGFFITVLLKKPAELQLLVNQQATKLLNSEIKFKTIFDNAAVGIAHVDTDSGKYIEINNQYCKLLEYSSQEMKLKNFQSLTHPEDLELDSMNFDKLKKGTINEIKVEKRYFTKSGGTVWVNLMVSPLWKTSKSPATHISVIENITQRKESEELLKKSKIRFKSLFENSPIPLSEQDFSSVKRYLLELNLINESTEKVVAYLNEYPEVVKECISLIKVIDVNFECIQLYKIKHKEALIDNPNLLFEFESDSDFIKLLVAITQGKTQFNVDTRILNTDGEYHDINLRWNVIKGYEKSLDRIIISTIDITANKISEKIILDSQKRTESIINTVDGIVWEFDIESSSFTFISKKVEEILGYPSEEWIADSNFWRDHLHPDDQEWAINYCDEKTNGNSNFDFEYRMINKEGNIVWLKDIVNIVFENKKPKSLRGIMIDITKAKEIENDLNNSFNLVTEQNKRLLNFSYIVSHNLRSHTSNIESITNLIETSETKEERDQMIQLLKTVSDSLNETMYNLNEVINIQANIGLISESLNLKRYIDNTKTVLSEQIASKDASIISTITSDVEINYNPAYLESILLNLISNALRYRHPDRKPVIAITYYQENDKNVIQVSDNGIGIDLIKNGDKIFGMYKTFSNNPESRGIGLFITKNQIDAMGGKITVKSELNIGTTFKIYII, from the coding sequence ATGGTGTCAAAATCTAATTGGTCCAACTTTACCTCCTGGTTTTTAACTAAACCAAAAACTACTGGGCTTTTAGTATTCCTAATCTTATGGATAGTTGTAACATTTGCTGTTTTACAAAGGTATCAAGTAGTTAAGGAAAACGAACATATTCAAATGAATAGCACGCTTAAAGTGGTACAGCAGAATATTGAGCAGTCTTTAAGAAACAGTAATACCACAGCATTGTCTCTAGCACTAACGATAAACGACAATGGAATTCCAGAAGACTTTGAATATTATGGAAAACAGTTATTAGAATCAAATCATAGTATTGACGTAGTGCAGTTAGTTCCTAAAGGAATAATTAAATACATCTATCCTTTAAGTGGTAATGAAGCTGCCTTGAATTTCAATATTTTAAAATCCCCTTTGCATAAAAAAGAAGCTATAAAATCGATTGAAAATCAAAAAATGTATTTTGCAGGACCTTTACAATTAAAACAAGGCGGTATTGGTATTGTAGGTCGCCTTCCTGTCTACAAAAAAAATGTTTTTTGGGGGTTTTCTGGCGTTGTAATTAAATTAGAAACCTTGCTAAAAAATTCAGGGATTAATGAAATTGACAATTCTAAATATTTTTTTCAATTTGCAAAGAAAAACCCTTTAACATTACAAGAAGATTTTTTTCTACCTGCAAAAACTGATTTCGCTGATAACCATTACGTATCGGGAATGATTCCAGATGGAGACTGGAAGATATACCTCGTGTCAAATAATCAATACTATTTATACTCTCAAGTATTACCATCTGCTATATTAGGGTTTATTTTAGCAATCTTATTTGGTTTTTTTATAACTGTCCTTTTAAAAAAACCTGCGGAATTGCAGCTATTAGTAAATCAACAAGCAACAAAACTGTTGAACAGTGAAATAAAATTCAAAACTATTTTTGACAATGCCGCCGTGGGAATTGCACATGTAGATACAGATTCAGGTAAATACATTGAAATTAATAATCAATATTGCAAACTATTAGAATACTCTTCTCAGGAAATGAAATTGAAAAATTTCCAATCCCTAACTCATCCTGAAGACTTGGAATTGGATTCAATGAATTTTGATAAACTAAAGAAAGGCACCATTAATGAAATCAAGGTTGAAAAAAGGTATTTCACTAAGTCAGGTGGCACAGTTTGGGTAAATCTTATGGTGTCCCCACTTTGGAAAACCAGCAAATCACCTGCTACTCACATTTCAGTAATCGAAAATATTACACAAAGAAAAGAATCAGAAGAATTGCTTAAAAAAAGCAAAATACGTTTTAAAAGTTTATTTGAAAACTCCCCTATTCCATTATCAGAACAGGACTTTTCAAGTGTTAAAAGGTATCTTCTTGAATTAAATCTTATAAACGAGAGTACTGAAAAAGTTGTTGCTTATTTAAATGAATATCCGGAGGTAGTGAAAGAATGTATTTCTTTAATAAAAGTAATAGATGTTAACTTTGAATGCATTCAACTTTATAAAATAAAACATAAAGAAGCATTAATTGACAATCCAAATTTGTTGTTTGAATTTGAATCTGATTCAGATTTTATAAAATTATTAGTTGCCATTACTCAAGGTAAAACTCAATTTAATGTTGACACTAGAATATTGAACACTGATGGAGAATATCATGATATCAATTTAAGATGGAATGTTATTAAAGGCTACGAAAAATCTTTAGATCGTATTATTATTTCAACGATAGATATCACGGCAAATAAAATTTCGGAAAAAATTATTCTTGATTCACAAAAAAGAACAGAATCCATTATTAATACAGTTGATGGAATCGTTTGGGAATTTGATATTGAAAGCTCTTCTTTTACTTTTATCAGTAAAAAAGTAGAGGAGATATTAGGTTACCCATCTGAAGAATGGATTGCTGACAGCAATTTTTGGAGAGATCATTTACATCCAGACGATCAGGAATGGGCAATAAATTATTGCGATGAAAAAACGAATGGAAATTCAAATTTTGATTTTGAATATCGAATGATTAATAAAGAGGGCAACATTGTTTGGTTAAAGGATATTGTAAATATTGTATTCGAGAATAAAAAGCCTAAAAGCTTGCGTGGTATTATGATTGACATAACTAAAGCAAAAGAAATTGAGAATGACTTAAATAACTCTTTTAATTTAGTTACTGAACAAAACAAGAGGCTTTTGAATTTCTCCTATATAGTATCGCATAATCTAAGATCGCATACGAGTAACATTGAGTCGATTACTAATTTAATTGAAACATCTGAGACAAAGGAAGAAAGAGACCAAATGATCCAATTATTGAAAACAGTCTCTGATTCATTGAATGAAACTATGTACAACCTAAATGAAGTGATTAATATTCAGGCAAATATAGGTCTGATATCTGAATCATTGAATCTAAAGCGCTATATCGACAATACAAAAACTGTCCTTTCAGAACAAATAGCATCAAAAGACGCTTCTATTATTTCAACTATTACTAGTGATGTTGAAATAAATTACAACCCTGCTTATCTGGAAAGTATATTACTTAACCTTATATCAAATGCACTTCGTTACAGGCATCCTGATCGGAAACCGGTTATTGCAATCACTTACTATCAAGAAAACGATAAGAATGTGATTCAGGTTTCTGATAATGGAATTGGAATAGATCTTATCAAAAATGGCGATAAAATATTTGGAATGTATAAAACATTTAGCAATAATCCTGAATCAAGAGGCATTGGTCTATTTATAACAAAAAATCAAATTGACGCAATGGGAGGAAAAATCACTGTAAAAAGCGAATTAAATATAGGTACCACTTTTAAAATTTATATTATATGA